The Juglans regia cultivar Chandler chromosome 1, Walnut 2.0, whole genome shotgun sequence nucleotide sequence atatatatatatatataaagaaatatgcTGTAGTACTTTTTGCTTTAGTTTCTTGACGTATtatctagctatatatatatatatatatatatatatcacttgtaaaaaatattaatgtaatacCTACATCAAGTCAGAATAGAAATtagcatatattttattttattatatattaactagCTAGAAATTTGAAGCAAATTAAAAGCATTGGAAAATTTCTGGTAGTGGAATCTCAAAAGTGCCTTTGATGATATCTTTAGGCATGTGAATTCTTTTTGGCTCGTGGGGGGCCAGGGTATAAGTCTTCATATATAAGAATTATACTAGGTCATGCGTAGCTAGGAGCTATCTcctatataagttttattagtaattttcttttcttttttaagaatataattaagtGACAATCGTGAATGAAAGCGATGATGAGATCTATGAGGTACTTgttttgcttattttattttattttattttaaatgtaatGTACTTGCTTTAGATCAacattattgatttatatatatatacacgtaaaatcatattttttagagattaattttacatattaagaaaaactctcatattaaattatgcatctttgagtcaaataataaaaaaatattattatttatttttttcttaaaattattattatttttttatattttataattagcacCACTAcaaattctattatttaacACCCATTAATCTgttggtggagagagagaaaaaaataataaaataatatttagaaagtgaacattacatttttaaatttatagaaagactgtttatatctatataaattttttaatatgcatAATCTAATCCAATCTAAtttaaagttatattatataaatatgtagatgtatatataaatgcataatTCAATACTAGTGTTCTAAGGAGTAGATCAAATAAGGAGAAACATTATTGTTACCCATATCAAGTGTTGCTTTCCAAAtatcgtttgtttttattttgttggaatACTATAAAAGGGTTGCAATTTGTAGTCATGGCGGACAAAtgtaaatacatgcataaactAATTACTTGGTACGGGagggaagataaaaaaaatagagccaATAAATCTTatactgatgatgatgatagagAATCGACCAAAAATGAGCAAATCACCTGATCTTTCTCAATATTCAATAATTACAAAAGACAAATACACGATGTTTTGTCAAGTTTGTATGGtcatatctatatttatatatatatatatgctgcatgCGCTTAATTAAGATCATGTGTGGACCTATAATTAATGAAACTTAGGATTGATTATGACAATTTACACTAGCAAAATGGTAGTGGAGTCCCCTCAAATTTATCGttcatacattttaattttttttaatttttatttgatagttaaaagaagtaactattaataaaattatatatatttttatttttttctaaatggtTAAGAATgctagaaaaataattaaaaaaatttaaaaaaaaaacaacaaaaaagtttataactaataataaaatggCCTGCTAGCATGAtcatttatataagagaaatgatagttatagtcgagagtatataaatattgtataattattttaaaaaaataaataaatataagatttacataaaaaaaaataataattttttaataataaattttatttttttaaaaataactaaacGGGTTTTGCATATTGCAAAACTGCATGTAACATTGCGATCCTTTACATAATACTGATACTAAAACCAAACAAATGGAATGGAAGCATGATTGGAGCATGATTGATGAGCTTCACCAGACTCTTGCCAATGAGGGAGCCATTCCATCCCATCGTACGATCATTATTGATTTGGGATGAGACCGTTGGAGAGAAGGAGGACGTGTGAGGTGGGTACGGCTCAACCCTAACACACTGAATTATCATAtcacatctttttcttttttttaatattactaacCTCATTTTATTAACaagactttatatataaattaataatattattaataataggaattttcttgaaaaaaaaaaaaaaaaaccctcatcCGCCTATCTATTCGCTGTATTTCTTAAatcagaaaaacaaaagaaaacaaaacagtCTCTGACACACTATGCTTATTACGACCAGAAGTGTCAAGCGAGTTGTAAATATAAGCACTCGCTTTTGTCGTCGGACAGATGTCGGAAGAGATTAGAGAAGcgtttaatcataaaaatatattatttcatcttataattcaatttttttaaaattaaaaaataataataatattaaaaataatattttatttcacttaatTCAACTCATATCTACTCACTGACACACGGAGACGTAGAGTCAGTGCCGCGAGTTATCCGTACTCGCAGGTTGCTTTTTGGGTTGGTAATTTGAGTTCAAAAGCAGTGTGATTTATCTGACAGACCATGACTCATcccttaattaaataaataaaagactcTTACTTTGGCTGTTGGCAGAGGACTGGGTGGGGTGGGGTGCTCTCTTCCAAACCAACCCACCTGTGGTGATAACGACACATGCATGTTCACCCCCCTCGACGCTCAGATTCCCCTTCATTTCCCCCTCCATCCCCATAAATGACCGTTCGATTGTTACCCTCCCCACCCCCAAACAGAACCACGGTTGGCTACTCCCTCAAAAACTCTAACCATGGTTCACTAGCTCAAGCTCTCTCTCGGTGCTTCTTTCCTCCGACCTAGTGTTAAGCCTTTTAACGTCAGGCTCTCCTCTGTGTGTATGAGGATGATACGGTTGGGTGTGTGCGTTTCAGAGTGCGAGAGATAGATTGAGATTGGGTCTgggattgagattgagattttGGATGAGACAGATGGTATCgactcactctcttttttcctagAATCATTTTGTTGAGAATTTCTATTGAATGATGGGTGTATCAGATCCTGATTTCTACGAATTTTGATCTGTTTTActtcttttcttaaatttttattttcctttcctttttttgtggTCGTTGCAATCATCACTTACTTGATTTCAAAGATGATCACTCAGaaagcattttcttttcttttctctcccgCTTTTTTGATCGAGAAAATTTGAGTTAATGTCTtctctttccctctttctctatATTTTCAGATCTAAGCTATGTGAGAGAGTTTCGGTTTATACACCCCTCTAATCGGCTCTCTTTCACGTAGATCACATCTCATTTGCGGTAGGATCTACCCAAATCCCTCCATTTTTTGTCCCGCAAGTCGTATTTTATAAACCCCGGGAAGTTTGTATTTTTCCGGGTAGATTGTGGGCCTTGGATTGGATGTTAAACAGGGATGAATTATTTTCCGGACGAGGTTTTAGAGCACGTTTTCGATTTCTTAACGTCACACAGGGACCGGAACGCGGTATCTCTAGTGTGCAGTTTATGGTACAGAGTAGAAAGGTTTAGTAGGCAGAGAGTCTTCATAGGAAACTGTTATGCAATCAGTCCCGAGAAACTGATCACGAGGTTTCCGGGTCTCAAGTCGCTAACTTTGAAGGGGAAGCCTCATTTCGCAGACTTCAACTTGGTGCCGCCCGATTGGGGAGGCTATGTGCAGCCTTGGATCGAAGCCTTGGCAAAGAGTAGGATTGGTTTGGAAGAGCTTAGGCTTAAGAGGATGGTGGTCTCGGATGAGAGCCTCGAGCTTCTTTCAAGGTCCTTCGccaattttaaaactttggtGCTTGTTAGCTGTGAAGGTTTCACCACCGATGGCCTTGCAGCTATAGCTGCTAACTGTAGGTAATacaatttattgtttttttataaatatttttgaagctGTTTCGGCGTATTTGGTAGTTATCTGGCTTTGTTTTAGTCATTATCGTTAATTTTTCGACGATGGTTTGTGGATTTTGAATCTTCATATTGGGGTTTCTTTGACCGTCCCTTGTTTATGTACTAAAGAAGTGTACTTTGGTTAGTATTTGAAGTGCCTTCATTGGACTGAACAAGATTGGCTTATTTTGTGATTTAGGAGGCTGTTTCTTGTTTTAGggtgtttttcttttgcaagcCTTACTTGGACTTATCTTGTCGCATCATGATGTTGGCGTATGCTTCTCGAGTTAATGGATAATGTTTTTTGGCTGGGAGTTAAACTAAAGAAGCTAAAGTACTTGTCCATTAAATGTTATGGCTGCtccatgtgatttttttaagtgTAAATGATCCAGATGTGTTTCCTTTTACTGCTATTACAAATACTCCTCGTGAGTTGGACTCGACTTTGGGTGTACATGCTTTCGAGTATGCCTCATGTTTCTCAATTTTTGTCTATCAATACGTGTATTTTCTGCTATGATCGGCTGTTCCTTCTATCATCAATAGTTGCTTCCTTGTTTTGGATTATAATTGAGTTTCTGAAACGTGGCTTTCAACTGGGGTATATTTTTTGGTATTGAAAATTTTCCTGCAAGATGTTCTCATGTCTGAATGATCATACCCTGGGgtgcctttctttttctttttccttctctgtgGAAGGGACGGAAGGATAGGAGGGGAACGGGGTTTTGTGGAATGGGGCTGGGAATGGCACTGCAAGGAACCTACACTGGTGGTTAATGGTTAACAATGAATAGACTTGATGCTGATATGATATAGATGTAATAAATGGTTATACTGagtttttgtttagaaattaatCCCTTTTTGTGCTTtccatttccttttgtttctccCATCCAGGTTTCTTAGGGAGTTGGACctgcaagaaaatgaaattgatgACCATAGTGGGCACTGGCTTAGTTGCTTTCCTGACAGCTGCACATCACTCACCTCCCTGAATTTTGCTTGCCTTAAAGGAGAAATTAATTTAGCATCCCTTGAGAGACTTGTGGCAAGATCTCCTAATCTCAGGAGTTTGAGGTTAAACCGTGCTGTGCCTCTTGAGACGCTCCAAAAGATACTGATGCGAGCACCTTTACTAGTGGATTTAGGGACGGGTTCATATGTCCATGATCCTGATTCTGAGACCTACAATAAACTAAAGACTACCATTCTGAAATGTAAATCAATCAGAAATTTATCAGGGTTTTTGGAGGTTGCTCCTCGCTGCCTGCCAGCCATTTTCCCTATTTGCTTGAACCTGACCTCCTTGAACCTGAGCTATGCTGCAGGGATTCACGGTTCTGAGCTTATAAAACTAATTCGTCATTGTGCAAAACTTCAGCGCCTATGGGTATGATCTTTAAACCTCTGGAAAAAACTCAAAAAGCTTTTTTATTCTCGTTTTAAACTGACTGACAACTTTTCATAATGGCTGCAGATACTGGATTGTATTGGAGACAAGGGACTAGAAGTTGTGGCTTCCACTTGTAATGAACTGCAGGAATTGAGGGTTTTCCCATCTGATCCCTTTGGGGTTGGGCATGACGCCGTAACAGAAATTGGCCTGGTTGCTATATCCATTGGTTGCCCAAAGCTTCATTCATTGCTATACTTCTGTCAGCAGATGACAAATGCTGCTCTCATAACCGTAGCCAGGAACTGTCCAAATTTTATTCGCTTTAGGCTGTGCACACTCGACCCTACCAGACCTGACCCCGAGACCATGGAGCCTTTAGATGATGGTTTTGGAGCAATTGTCCAGTCATGCAAGTTTCTTCGGCGGTTATCGCTATCTGGCCTTCTAACTGATCAGGTTTTCCGTTACATTGGGATGTATGCTGAGCAGCTTGAAATGCTCTCTGTTGCATTTGCTGGCAACAGCGACAAGGGAATGCTCTACGTGTTGAACGGGTGCAAGAAGCTTCGCAAGCTTGAGATCAGGGACTGCCCCTTTGGTAACATGGCACTTCTATCGGACGTGGGAAAGTATGAAACAATGCGATCCCTTTGGATGTCGTCCTGTGAAGTTACTCTTTGGGGCTGCAAGACACTTGCAAAGGTGATGCCAAGGCTTAATGTGGAGATAATAAACGAACATGATCAGATGGAAATCTGTCCCGAGGATGGGCAAAGAGTAGAAAAGATGTACCTGTACCGAACACTGGTTGGGCCAAGGAAAGATGCACCGGAATTTGTGTGGAATTTATAGGTGCATGGGGCTCTGTATTTTTAGGCAGTgacatttttttcccttgttaTTAAGTAGTTGTACTTCTTATAGACCATTTAATGAATGGCAAAAGTGTTTAATTTACTGGAGGTATGCTATTTGTAATCTTCCTTATTATTAAATAGAATTGTGCTTAGTATTGCAACTTTTGTAATTGCTCTGTGGCTAAGATAGATTGAATTATCTCAGTAAGTGGGCTGGCTTTTGTTGCCAGCCTCCCTCTAATTCCATTTTTTTGGACTTGGAAGAAAAAACCCGTTTTCTCTCTGGACTTCAGAAAACCCCAAAGCTACCAAATATCCAAGTATGgacaataaatatattaataaaaattggttggaaaaataaaaacagatttaaatagtgagttgagatgaaatagtttagataaaaattaaaagttaaataaaatattatttttaatattattattattattttaaaatttaaaataggtgaattatttattatattttatataaaaattttaaaaaactataataataaaataaaatgaatcagAGTCTTTCTTCGTATCCAAAGCCTAACGCGGTTAAGcaacctgtttttttttttttttaaagtcaaaGTTTGCGTTCctttattcattttcatatcCATAGTCATCTACTTCTAGAAAGGCTACTTCCAGCGCCCACAAGAAACGCGTGGCATTAGTTTCTTGTGGCATTATGGCATTAGTAGCCCGACCCTGGAAGTCCTTCTACTCCATCCACTTTATAAATTGAATTCTACGACGGTCTGATCCATATGCAATATCAAAGCTCCTACCTTCCTTTTTAAGGATCTTTTCCAAGTTCAAGGCTTATTAGCTTTTA carries:
- the LOC109001305 gene encoding protein AUXIN SIGNALING F-BOX 2; its protein translation is MNYFPDEVLEHVFDFLTSHRDRNAVSLVCSLWYRVERFSRQRVFIGNCYAISPEKLITRFPGLKSLTLKGKPHFADFNLVPPDWGGYVQPWIEALAKSRIGLEELRLKRMVVSDESLELLSRSFANFKTLVLVSCEGFTTDGLAAIAANCRFLRELDLQENEIDDHSGHWLSCFPDSCTSLTSLNFACLKGEINLASLERLVARSPNLRSLRLNRAVPLETLQKILMRAPLLVDLGTGSYVHDPDSETYNKLKTTILKCKSIRNLSGFLEVAPRCLPAIFPICLNLTSLNLSYAAGIHGSELIKLIRHCAKLQRLWILDCIGDKGLEVVASTCNELQELRVFPSDPFGVGHDAVTEIGLVAISIGCPKLHSLLYFCQQMTNAALITVARNCPNFIRFRLCTLDPTRPDPETMEPLDDGFGAIVQSCKFLRRLSLSGLLTDQVFRYIGMYAEQLEMLSVAFAGNSDKGMLYVLNGCKKLRKLEIRDCPFGNMALLSDVGKYETMRSLWMSSCEVTLWGCKTLAKVMPRLNVEIINEHDQMEICPEDGQRVEKMYLYRTLVGPRKDAPEFVWNL